The proteins below are encoded in one region of Streptomyces cyanogenus:
- a CDS encoding ribonuclease J — protein sequence MSHPHPELKAAPPLPEGGLRVIALGGLGEIGRNMTVFEHAGKLLIVDCGVLFPEETQPGVDVILPDFTSIRHRLDDIVAVVLTHGHEDHIGGVPYLLRERSDIPVVGSKLTLAFLEAKLKEHGIRPRTVRVREGDRRGFGPFDCEFVAVNHSIPDSLAVAIRTRAGMVLHTGDFKMDQFPLDDRITDLRAFARLGEEGVDLFLTDSTNAEVPGFTTSERELNPAIEQVMRTAPRRVIVSSFASHVHRIQQVLDAAHQHGRKVAFVGRSMVRNMGIARDLGYLKVPSGLVVSTKELEKLPDHKIALVCTGSQGEPMAALSRMANRDHMIRIGKDDTVLLASSLIPGNENAIYRVINGLTRWGAHVVHKGNAKVHVSGHASAGELVYCYNIVKPRNVMPVHGEWRHLRANADLAIRTGVDPDRVVIAEDGVVVDLVDGRASITGKVPAGNVYVDGMEVGGATEASLKDRLTLAAEGVVTVVAIVDADTGALAEAPDFLARGFVHDEATFEPVIPVIEKTLATAAEEGVGDARQLEQLLARAVANWAFRTHRRKPLIIPVIIDA from the coding sequence ATGAGTCATCCACACCCCGAACTGAAAGCCGCCCCGCCCCTTCCCGAAGGAGGGCTGCGGGTCATCGCCCTGGGCGGCCTGGGTGAGATCGGCCGCAACATGACCGTCTTCGAGCACGCGGGCAAGCTGCTCATCGTCGACTGTGGCGTGCTGTTCCCCGAAGAGACGCAGCCCGGCGTGGACGTGATCCTGCCGGACTTCACCTCGATCCGGCACCGGCTGGACGACATCGTGGCCGTGGTACTCACCCACGGCCACGAGGACCACATCGGCGGCGTGCCGTACCTGCTGCGCGAGCGGTCCGACATTCCGGTCGTCGGCTCCAAGCTGACGCTGGCGTTCCTGGAGGCCAAGCTCAAGGAACACGGCATCCGCCCGCGCACGGTGCGGGTGCGGGAGGGCGACCGCCGTGGCTTCGGGCCCTTCGACTGCGAGTTCGTGGCGGTCAACCACTCCATCCCCGACAGCCTCGCGGTCGCGATCCGCACCCGGGCCGGGATGGTGCTGCACACCGGCGACTTCAAGATGGACCAGTTCCCTCTCGACGACCGCATCACCGATCTGCGCGCCTTCGCCCGCCTCGGCGAGGAGGGCGTGGACCTCTTCCTCACCGACTCCACCAACGCCGAAGTACCCGGCTTCACCACCTCCGAGCGAGAGCTGAACCCAGCGATCGAGCAGGTGATGCGCACCGCGCCGCGCCGGGTCATCGTCTCCAGCTTCGCCAGCCACGTGCACCGCATCCAGCAGGTCCTGGACGCCGCCCACCAGCACGGCCGCAAGGTCGCCTTCGTCGGCCGGTCGATGGTCCGCAACATGGGCATCGCCCGTGACCTGGGCTATCTGAAGGTCCCCTCCGGTCTGGTCGTGAGCACGAAGGAGCTGGAGAAGCTCCCGGATCACAAGATCGCTCTGGTGTGCACCGGCTCCCAGGGCGAACCGATGGCCGCGCTGTCACGGATGGCCAACCGCGACCACATGATCCGCATCGGCAAGGACGACACCGTCCTGCTCGCCAGCTCCCTCATCCCTGGCAACGAGAACGCCATCTACCGGGTGATCAACGGACTCACCCGGTGGGGCGCCCACGTGGTCCACAAGGGCAACGCCAAGGTGCACGTCTCCGGACACGCCAGCGCCGGCGAACTCGTGTACTGCTACAACATCGTCAAGCCCCGCAACGTCATGCCCGTGCACGGCGAATGGCGCCACCTGCGGGCCAACGCCGACCTCGCCATTCGTACCGGTGTCGACCCCGACCGGGTCGTCATCGCCGAGGACGGCGTCGTCGTCGACCTGGTCGACGGGCGCGCATCCATCACCGGCAAGGTCCCCGCCGGCAACGTCTACGTGGACGGCATGGAGGTCGGCGGCGCCACCGAAGCATCCCTCAAGGATCGCCTCACCCTCGCCGCCGAAGGCGTGGTCACGGTGGTGGCGATCGTCGACGCCGACACCGGCGCCCTCGCCGAGGCCCCCGACTTCCTGGCCCGGGGCTTCGTCCACGACGAAGCCACCTTCGAGCCGGTCATCCCCGTCATCGAGAAGACCCTGGCCACCGCAGCCGAGGAAGGCGTCGGGGACGCGCGGCAACTCGAACAGCTCCTCGCCCGCGCCGTGGCGAACTGGGCGTTCCGCACCCACCGCCGCAAGCCCCTCATCATCCCCGTCATCATCGACGCCTGA
- a CDS encoding MerR family transcriptional regulator: MPPAGSRPVGPLDDDNYPAYTMGRAAEMLGTTPAFLRALGEHRLITPLRSDGGHRRYSRYQLRIAARARELVDQGTAIEAACRIVILEDQLEEAQRINEQLRAEGREPQPKTST; the protein is encoded by the coding sequence ATGCCGCCTGCCGGTTCCCGTCCCGTCGGCCCTCTCGACGATGACAACTACCCCGCCTACACCATGGGCCGCGCCGCCGAGATGCTCGGCACCACCCCTGCCTTCCTCCGTGCCCTCGGGGAACACCGCCTGATCACCCCGTTGCGATCCGACGGCGGCCATCGCCGCTACTCCCGGTACCAGCTGCGCATCGCTGCCCGCGCCCGCGAACTCGTCGACCAGGGCACCGCCATAGAGGCCGCCTGCCGCATCGTCATCCTCGAAGACCAGCTCGAAGAGGCGCAGCGCATCAACGAGCAACTGCGCGCCGAGGGCCGCGAGCCTCAGCCGAAGACATCGACCTGA
- a CDS encoding peptidylprolyl isomerase, which translates to MAVPTSQGPLPLRLDRAKAPCTVQSFVHLARHRFYDRTVCHRLTAYPTLKVLQCGDPTGTGEGGPGYAYKDELPVDLPPAPSDPTGARRLYGRGLLAMANAGPNTNGSQFFVVYGDSALRPNYTVFGTVGTAGLKTLDKIAAGGIEPTTQDPAPVDGTPVLRTELLSVRPSCRP; encoded by the coding sequence ATGGCTGTCCCGACCAGCCAGGGCCCGCTCCCGCTGCGTCTGGACCGGGCGAAGGCGCCGTGCACGGTCCAGAGCTTCGTGCACCTGGCGCGGCACCGGTTCTACGACCGTACGGTGTGCCATCGGCTGACCGCGTATCCGACGCTGAAGGTCCTGCAGTGTGGCGACCCGACCGGCACCGGCGAGGGTGGGCCGGGGTACGCGTACAAGGACGAGCTGCCGGTGGACCTGCCGCCGGCACCGAGCGATCCGACCGGCGCCCGTCGCCTTTACGGGCGCGGTCTGCTGGCGATGGCCAACGCCGGGCCGAACACGAACGGTTCGCAGTTCTTCGTCGTATACGGCGACTCCGCGCTGCGACCGAACTACACGGTGTTCGGCACGGTCGGTACCGCCGGTCTGAAGACGCTCGACAAGATCGCTGCCGGCGGGATCGAGCCGACTACGCAGGACCCGGCGCCTGTGGACGGCACGCCCGTCCTGCGGACCGAGCTGCTCAGCGTCCGGCCGTCCTGTCGGCCCTGA
- a CDS encoding DUF5302 domain-containing protein, translating into MTEEPVITEGSEPAAPETSPLSPDSDGNYDLKRRFREALERKRGAQGDGADAAANPDASKVRAAHGPAASQRSFRRKSGG; encoded by the coding sequence ATGACTGAAGAGCCCGTCATCACGGAAGGTTCGGAACCGGCTGCCCCCGAGACGTCCCCTCTGTCGCCGGACAGCGACGGCAACTACGACCTCAAGCGCAGGTTCCGTGAGGCCCTGGAGCGCAAGCGCGGTGCGCAGGGGGACGGGGCCGATGCTGCCGCCAACCCGGATGCTTCCAAGGTGCGTGCAGCGCACGGCCCGGCTGCGAGCCAGCGGTCGTTCAGGCGCAAGAGCGGCGGCTGA
- a CDS encoding GNAT family N-acetyltransferase, producing the protein MSSRTSPISQQVTIRRAVARDAKRLTRLVRGSGAYEGKYAAAVAGYRVGPDYIEAHRAYVAVGSDEHGGRVLGFYSLVLAPPELDLLFVADEAQGRGIGRLLVEHMQSEARAAGLDRVKVVSHRPAEDFYHRVGAIRTGTALANPPAVLWDRPEFEFRIPSE; encoded by the coding sequence ATGAGTTCACGCACCTCGCCGATCAGTCAGCAGGTCACCATACGGAGGGCCGTCGCGCGGGATGCCAAAAGGCTCACACGGCTCGTGCGTGGCTCAGGCGCCTACGAGGGTAAGTACGCGGCCGCAGTCGCGGGCTACCGAGTCGGTCCTGACTACATCGAGGCCCACCGCGCCTACGTCGCCGTCGGCTCCGACGAGCATGGAGGCCGGGTCCTCGGGTTCTACTCGCTCGTGCTCGCTCCACCGGAGCTCGACCTGCTGTTCGTCGCCGACGAAGCGCAAGGACGGGGTATCGGACGACTGCTCGTCGAGCACATGCAATCCGAGGCCCGTGCCGCCGGGCTCGATCGCGTCAAGGTCGTGTCGCATCGTCCCGCCGAGGACTTCTACCACCGCGTCGGTGCCATACGGACCGGGACCGCCCTCGCGAACCCGCCCGCCGTCCTGTGGGACCGTCCCGAATTCGAGTTTCGTATTCCTTCGGAGTGA